The following proteins come from a genomic window of Rutidosis leptorrhynchoides isolate AG116_Rl617_1_P2 chromosome 10, CSIRO_AGI_Rlap_v1, whole genome shotgun sequence:
- the LOC139872241 gene encoding proteasome subunit alpha type-2-A-like, with product MGDSQYSFSLTTFSPSGKLVQIEHALTAVGSGQTSLGIKASNGVVIATEKKLPSILVDETSVQKIQILTPNIGVVYSGMGPDSRVLVRKSRKQAEQYHLLYKEPIPVTQLVRETAAVMQEFTQSGGVRPFGVSLLVAGFDDKGPQLYQVDPSGSYFSWKASAMGKNVSNAKTFLEKRYTEDMELEDAIHTAILTLKEGFEGQISGKNIEIGVIEADRTFRVLTAAQVEDYLQEVE from the exons ATGGGTGACAGTCAGTATTCGTTCTCTCTTACCACTTTCAG TCCCTCTGGAAAGCTTGTTCAGATTGAACATGCTCTTACAGCTGTTGGCTCAGGTCAAACTTCATTGGGAATAAAGG CTTCTAATGGGGTCGTCATTGCAACGGAGAAGAAGCTCCCGTCCATCTTAGTTGACGAGACATCT GTTCAAAAAATACAAATTTTGACTCCTAATATCGGAGTGGTATATAG TGGAATGGGGCCCGATTCTCGAGTTTTGGTTAGAAAGAGTAGGAAGCAAGCTGAGCAGTACCATCTATTATACAAA gaACCTATTCCGGTTACACAGCTTGTTAGGGAAACTGCTGCTGTTATGCAAGAGTTTACTCAGTCTGG TGGTGTAAGACCTTTTGGAGTTTCACTCCTTGTTGCCGGTTTTGATGACAAGGGCCCACAGCTATATCAG GTTGACCCGTCTGGTTCATATTTCTCCTGGAAAGCTTCTGCCATGGGAAAGAATGTGTCCAATGCAAAGACATTTCTTGAAAAGCG GTACACTGAGGACATGGAGCTTGAGGATGCGATACACACAGCTATCCTAACATTGAAGGAAGG ATTTGAAGGACAAATTTCGGGTAAAAACATCGAGATTGGTGTTATTGAAGCTGATAGAACATTCAG GGTTCTAACTGCTGCTCAAGTTGAAGACTATCTTCAAGAGGTGGAGTAA